One genomic window of Camelina sativa cultivar DH55 chromosome 5, Cs, whole genome shotgun sequence includes the following:
- the LOC104789250 gene encoding F-box/kelch-repeat protein At4g39560-like, whose product MDAKVVEQPRQKDGMEKKRKNLIPPSSLSSLPNEILLSCLARISRYHYRSFSLVSKTLRSLISSPELYQSRSWIGNTEPYLYLCQRLPPYDRWFLVDQTIVTNGRIKDDGLSLSPIAPSPSAPSKPSAVAVGFEIYQMGGTINDDKRPSSAVHVFDCRTHTWRDAPNMLVARKRAKSAFIDGKIFVIGGTKDSKSSSMNLAEVYDLNSQTWKPLLSPCDDAKVQLRRGQLYVNSKLKTCEYDSKQGRWKDSPKASLSKGPWCIIENCGIYCPRLANYCGKLVILRELLIPVQPWQGQIPFCQKDKKSIWCEAITEKAIMDGW is encoded by the exons ATGGACGCCAAAGTAGTAGAGCAGCCACGGCAGAAGGAtgggatggagaagaagaggaagaatctTATTCCTCCGTCGTCGTTGTCATCACTTCCAAATGAAATCCTTTTGAGCTGTTTAGCTCGCATCTCGAGATATCACTACCGCTCCTTCTCTTTAGTCTCCAAGACCCTCCGCTCTCTCATATCTTCCCCAGAGCTCTATCAGTCTCGCTCCTGGATTGGAAACACAGAGCCTTACCTCTACTTATGCCAACGCTTACCCCCTTATGATCGCTGGTTCCTTGTTGATCAAACCATAGTTACCAACGGCCGTATTAAGGATGATGGGTTGAGCTTATCACCCATAGCACCTTCTCCCTCTGCTCCATCCAAGCCGTCCGCTGTAGCCGTAGGTTTCGAAATCTACCAAATGGGCGGAACCATTAACGACGACAAGCGGCCATCCTCGGCCGTTCATGTGTTTGATTGTCGGACTCACACGTGGCGGGATGCTCCTAACATGTTGGTGGCAAGGAAACGCGCCAAGTCTGCTTTTATAGACGGCAAGATTTTTGTTATTGGAGGAACAAAGGACTCAAAATCCTCCTCCATGAACTTGGCTGAGGTTTACGATTTAAACTCTCAGACTTGGAAGCCACTGCTTAGCCCTTGTGATGACGCTAAAGTTCAGCTTCGTAGAGGACAACTTTACGTTAATAGTAAGCTTAAAACGTGTGAATATGATTCAAAACAAGGAAGATGGAAGGATTCTCCAAAGGCGAGTTTGAGCAAAGGACCTTGGTGCATTATAGAAAAT TGTGGTATTTACTGTCCTAGATTAGCTAACTATTGTGGGAAACTCGTAATTCTACGGGAGCTTCTCATTCCAGTGCAGCCATGGCAGGGGCAAATACCTTTCTGCCAAAAAGACAAGAAGAGTATTTGGTGTGAG GCAATCACTGAGAAGGCAATCATGGATGGATGGTGA